The Theileria equi strain WA chromosome 2 map unlocalized gcontig_1105316255037, whole genome shotgun sequence genomic sequence GCCATGGTAAATATGGCAAGTACAAGAGGTTTGACTCGGAGGACTACGACGATCAAGTGATTAAAGAGTTTTACAACGAAGGACATCAGAATGTCAGACGCGATGAGCATTTGAATTCGGCAGCATATCTCTGGGGAAACACAGAACCAAGAGCCTCTGAAGTCACACCCGTGAGAATCTCAAAGGTGTAATAGAAAAGTAGATTTATCGGATAATAAGGTTGTATAGTTTTGTATATTTGTGAATGTAATGTATGCGACAGAATGCCAACTAGGTGTCCGTAGCAAAGCGGAGGACTAGAGCGAccataggctttagccggaggGAGCTTTATGGCGAACGCAGTGATCAGTATGAGAGTATAGACAATCACCAGGGAGTATGGAAGTGCTAGGCATATGTCCATAGACCATATGTCTTTAGAATCCACAGCATCCCTAGTCGCACAATGGAGTCAGCATGCACAGCCATTTTTAAAAGCGAAAGCTTTGTCATGCTGGATACCACAGGAATACACTTCTTTTATCATATACAATGGCAGAGTATGAGCATCATGCCCCTCTTCCATGCTTGTAACAAGGTAACCATACTATCCTGGAACCATTTTCTGGACTATTCTTGGCAAGAGTTTGCAAGGAGAGTGTGAGGAAACTTCATAGTGGCTACATAGGCAAAAGGATGGTGAGGATATGAGCACCCAGGAGATTAAAGTAATTCGCAGGAATCCTGCCTTCTGGGAATCTGACATGGTTGAGCATATACAGACACTTTATAGTGAAAAGGAAAGTATTGCGACGGagaaaatataatgaaATGTACAACACTGAGCTCTGGCTAAGACAAATATCGGAATGGAGAGACAGGAGAAAGACGAACTAATTTGCTCCGTTGATGAATACACAATAAAACCCTCTTATTATGGGACCTTTAGAGGAAAGCTCCCCGTAAAACTTATGGATGGAAGGTGGGCTGTGAATAACAATACGAGTACCCATGAAGAAGGAATCTCGCTCATATGAGAAACAACTCTCTTACGGTAGACCCATGTTATTCCTACCATACACCTtattttttgtaaatgGATGAAAGATGAAAGTAGTGGTTATCCCCTCAGtattctcttcttcctccggAACACGTTAGGGTGGGGTGTGCATGAATGGTTCTCTTCAGAAGCCTTCCACGCCGTAGAACTTTTGCAAACAAGAGTACACTTCCGTTTCATTCTGTATAGGTTCGGAGGAGGATGAAGGTTTTTGCCATACTCTATCTGTTCCTTCTTGTGGAACTATGTCATGGTGGAGATGGAAAGAAGGGAGACCAGAAGCCGGAAGATCTTGACAACGACCCTAGTGATCGACCAAGGGGTAGTTATACAAGGCCATCTACTAATATGACTGGAGGAAATGATGCTACTCTTGATCTAGCCAGTCCTACTGTATCCATCGGCAAATCCTTCGAGTACGATTACGATCATGTCCAGACCAGAATGGTTCTTCCTGGAGACAGtttcaaactcacaaaGATTGTAAACGGTGCAGAAGAGGTTTGGAACGGTGGTACAGATGGAAGGTGTACCCAAGTAATCATTAGCATGAAGGACGGGAGCCCAGCGTTGGTATATCTTCACAAGAAAGATTCATCTAACAGGTCTTCCCTGACACttttaaagaatggtaGTACATGGAAGGTAACAGACGACTACAAGGGCGAACTCAAGAAGCTCAGAAGAACTCCAGAGTCCGTCACAGACTTTACAATTAAGCTAGAGGATAAAAAAGATACTGACCAGTGCACGGTATTTGGAGCAATGATTTATGGACTCTCCGTCCAATTTTACTTCCCTAAATTCGGATTTCATGCCACTGAGATTACTCACGGGGAAAAGTCTCTATGGAAGGGAGACAATGAAAGGGCCTTGGTCATAAAGTTGTACAAGACAGGTAATTCGTcacttcttcttttgtcTCTCAGAAATGCTGAGGATAAATGCAACCTGAAAAGGTTCGAGAGTGTAGGCACTGAATGGAATAGTATTGAGAAGGATGCGTTTCATAAAAAACTACATGACGCTAGGAAAGCTAAAAAGTCAGCTGCTCAACAAGCCGGAAAACCTAATGCTCCCCCTGCTAAACATGGATCTTCTTATGGTACTGAAAGCTCTCTCAGTTCCGGTGGTGGTAGTGGAATAGATGGATCTGCAAAACCTGAGGGTAATGAAGCATCTGCTCAGCCCAGAAACTCCTAAGACTTTCTCTTCACAGAATGAGTCCATAGGGATTCCTTATGGACCACCCATCCACTCTATAATGAGCACATAATCTACCAGTTTCTAAAACTTGAATACGCTCCAGGTAGACTTTTAAACTTCCATATCACTCGTACATGTCTAggaatatattctttatGAAGTAGATAATAAAGGGTAGTATTTGTGGTCATTCAGGCTATACCCATCCGTAAACGTTATTCTCTGGTAAGTCTCCAGACCGATCctcctccatctacttTCCAGGTACCTCTCCAGcatttttccatcctgtccattcttctaggtacctctGTCTTCTTTAGGCTCTTTCCGGTTTATAGTCATCTATTTCCCTCTCTACTACCTTCAAAGCCTCATCCATTCGCATATCATCCACAATGTAGCCTCCACTCATCGCACAGTCACCTACACACCTCGTCCGCAGAGAGCCATTTGGCCCTTTGTGGTCGCCACTTCACTATCCATTCTAATGCACTCCAAGGCGGCGAGTTATTCGGCtttccaaaagttttttAACCGTTGCCTTAGGGAATGGTATGTCCAGTACGACCAAGGGACGAGTTTCTACTACGCAGATCCTCCTGGGATTCTATTTACGAGGTTGAGGTAAGTTTTGGCCTATAAAGCGGTATATAAGGGACTATACTACCCATTTGTGGACTATGGAGGTCAAGGAAGCATCTGGTAGAGGGACGGAGCTCCTAGTCCCGTAATCGGCGATTCCTGGACATCTTCTCGCGATTATACACGTAAAAGTGGCTTAAAAGAATGTTTAAACACCGTATGTGGGACAAAAAGACCAGAAATTGCCCATTTAATCGACAATTTGTGTCTAGACACTGGGTAACCAGAAGGCTGTGGAGAGTTTGAAGGACTAGCGACGATGTAACGGGCAAAATCGCCAGATTTAAAGATTTTGGATGGCTCATGATCTGAATTATGGATACGAACATCGCCAGGACGAACTATGGACCTCTAGACTTGTCATTACAAAATGCCCTAGTCATGGCGGTAGCTCTGTCCACGCTTCGCCACTTGCGATAATGAAAGCACTCATGGATTTGACAGAACAGTGGGTCTCTAAAACTCATTTCTACCACTAAAAGACCTGGGAAATAATGGATGAGACGGTTACCATAAGAGTCCGACAAAGGAAAGGCCACCGCTACTGATTCCAAGGCTCCATACAATCCACAATTCTCCTTTATACACAAAACATTTGCACAGATAGATATCAATTTTCAGGTCAAagaaaaatgtaaaggagGCGTCAGTAGATATGTCCTCTTGGTACTTTGGGATGCAACAAGAAGGGATTCACATGAGTAGTTTGCTACATGGGAACTCGCTTGCTTCTCTGGAGTTTGATAGTCTTAAGAGAAATGCCTATGGAAACAAAAAGGAGGAGATTTATAGCACACTGCATTTGGGATACGATACTTGGTATTCCTCATTCATTGCCGGATCAATACTAGATGGATATCATGTAGCGTTTTGCCATCAGTATGACGTGGCTTTCAATAGCTTTTATCACTTTGGAAGGTAAGTTAATGGGTGGTGTATAGGAGTGTCTATGGGTGATGGAATGTTCCATACTGCCAGATGGTGaactagttgtgagggaggatgaatggttatCTAAAATGACGGTGCATAATGGATGATGAGTGAGCGTCTGGTAACTAACGTCTTAGACCTTAACCAAAAATGGCATCCTCTTATGGAATAACCATAGATGTAAAGAGGGATCTTGATAATGGACAACAAACAGGATATATTACTTATGACTCTGGAGGAGGTTCTGTTAGATTGGAAAAGTCTGAGGATCCTAAAGGTTCTGGTTTCTTAAAGTTCACACATACTTCAGCTACTGGAATACCTGGACCTTTCAAGGTTGATAATGTTCGGTATGATACTCAGAAGGTTGATGTAGGTGTAAGTGGTGGTATTAAGCACCTATCAGTATGGTACTGGAGAAGTGATGATCAAATGGGAAACCCACTGCTTATAGAAGTTTTGGAGAAAAATGGAGACCATCATTATCATTCCAATAAAGGAGGTCCTAGTTGGCAACCACTTTCTGGAAATCCTCGAAACAATCCACTCACCGGTAAGACACTTGAGACTCAACTTGATCACCTTAACTGCAGACTCAACCATGCAGTTACCTTGAATCTCACCTTTCAGAATTCTGATACTCTTACTAACAATCTTACTAACGGTGGTGGAACTGCAAACAAGTACTGTTGCAGTACTCATAGTCCTAATGCTACTAGCGGGAGGATCTCTGTTGAGAAAGTAAAAGTTCGTTGCGGACGTCAAAGTGCCGATTGCTACAAACACTCCATTACTGGTGGTGataaacttgcaaagattaAGTATTATCCACATGGAACTCATGACACTAGGAGGACTATAACTATTACCAAACTGAACTTACCAACTTCTGATGTACAAGTTGTATATGCAGTCTACTGTGGTAATAATCAATTATTAATATACCTTGATGATGGAGGCTCAGATGCTACCAGTTGGTACCAGAGTAGCAGTGGGAGAGATAATAGTGATGTTATTGAACAGTGGGAAAGAGTCCCGGATAACCTCAAAGGTATAGCTCCCAGCAATTTCGGTAAACTTGAATGTAAACAGTGGAATAGACTTAGGGAGGTACTACAGAAGGCTGGATGTACCTTGGGAATATGTAAAGAGCCTGCTGAACCCTCATCTCCAGGAGTAAGTGCTGCTGTTCCTCCTGGACCTGGTAGATCTGGTGTAGGTGAATCTGGCAAAGTTGAAGGCCCTAAAGTGGATACACAACGTGTTTCTCAACAATCTCTCGGTTCTGATGGAAAAAAGAGTGAAGATGGTATGGGTAAATCTCTTACTTCTCCAGAAGATAAAGAACCTAAAGCAGGCCATGATACTCCTAAAGAACCTCTTCCTGAAGGTGCTGATGGAGATGGTACTGCTAGTCAACCTAGTAGAGATACTACTGCTTCTCAAACTGAACTTCCTGAAAAAGAAATTGCTTCTACTATTGGTGCTCCTCCATCTCCTTCTACTCCTGCTGAATCTCCTGAAAAACTTACTGGCATTGAAGGAGCTGTTGCTGCTGGTCTAAGCTCATGGGCCATATTTGGATCTACCTCTGGTACCCTTGCAGGAAGTgctgcaacattttttggaggatggaaactctacAATCgttataaaggagacccttggcTATTTAGTAGTTGgtataatggagtactaccataTGTGGATACTAGGGGAGACAGACTATAAAGTCAAAAACTCATGGACAGTACTGCCATATTGGAGACAAGGATGTTGGTAATAAGAAGGTCAAGGTAACTCCAGTAGGAAGTAGTGAACTTGGAAATTATACCGCCTATAAACACACCCTACACTATCCTCTCTTTATACTCACCCACAAATCTATGTTAATGCATGTGACCACATAATGTAAATACCAAAACATTTAGGGTGCTTGAAATCGACTTTGAAAATCTCAagacatttccaaagtttcGCCTACTTACTGGGAACCTCTACAATTTACCTTCCCTTTTGGATAGAGAACTATTCAAGTGCATCGTACTTCATGTTACAACTAAAAACTCAAAGGAACTCCTTAGAAGCAGGATCATCTATGCGTTGCATCAGATGCTAATTACAGGTGGTAGCCTAGTAGTTGTTTTAAAGGAGCCTGGTCTACTGCCAAAACTTAGGCAgtatttaccatttttaaaGGTGAGTATTCCATGCAATAAGTGTATAATGAATGTTTTTTGAGGTATGATGAAGATTTTTGATTAACGGAAATTGAGTGGAGAAGACGACTAATTTATATTGCCAACTTACaattcctcatccatactgaccattctgctcacaccagttgagacattaatggagtactaccatgaAGGGGActgtggaagaatgaatgagtagtATGGAGAATATGGAGTTAGAGATACTATGAGAAACTAGTCTAGTATACTGGTGAGTGAAGATGTAATATAGACGtgattaaaaatggaggatgaccCAAGGGAAGCAAGTATGCATTGACATTGGTAAAAAAAGGAAATGGAAACTACACGGATCATTCTAAGAATGCTATTGGTATAGAAAAGACCGATGATAGACCCACAGATGGTTACAAGAGATACACTCACAGACCTGTATCCAAACCGTATTCTATTGGCggaatatattacaatgGAAAACAACAAAGTACTATACCTGTAACTGCTTCAGGTGACTATAAAAAAAGTGTCACAGCATACTATTTGAAATATGATGAAGGTAACCTAGTTCCGGTGGTTGTTGGACTTGAAAAGTCTACTGGGAGTGACAACTATTACTACcacaaaagaagaaatcCTCTTGTGGTTACTAGTTCTTGGGAGACAGAATTCGATATTTATCAAGAAAGTGACCTCTCTCCAAAACTTGCAACTATCAGTACTCAGCTAAAGCAATTTGTTGTACTGAATCTCGGTCAAACTAATGGGAATTACTATGCTAACGGAGAAATTAGTAAACCTCCACCAACAAATCCAAATACTCAAATTGAAGTCACTGGGCCTAATTATATCCATACAATCTATAAAAGGTACAAGCATAGTCCTGCTGGAGGAATAAATCGTATGAGACTCCTTTCTACAAAAACTACTTCTAAAAATATACCTGTTAACCCTCATGTTTATCGAACAGAGTACACTTCTGCTaatgtctactactggaaagAGGATTCTAGACATACTAAACCATTGCTCCTTGGATTAGAATCCACAGATACTGCATATTTTAGGCTAAATAAGGATAGTAGTGAATGGGAAAGTTGCGGTAAAGCTCTGTCAGATCTTAATGGAGAGCTTGACAGGGAAAACTGTACATGGAATGATGCTCATGttttagatatttcacAGAAGAGTAATTACAACTGTCCTAGTTGCATCTATAAGCAAGTTAAAGTAACCAACTATGGTGATAACTGTGCCACTAGTGAGTATTCATACTCTCATCTTGTTGGTAGTTTCTTTAGATTTAAGGATGGAGTAACGGAGCAGACAGGAATTAACTTTCCACAAAGTACCACTCTAGTGTTTGTATATTACTATCCCAAAGGATCCGAAGGAATCCCACTCTTGGTTTATCTTCAAGATTCATCAGATAAATGGTACCAGAGAACCTCTCTTGACTTAACCGAATGGACTGAAGTATCTCAGGGCAAACCAGATGGTCCTACTAATAGTTCTGAGATCCTTCAACTTCTAAAGGCCAAATTGCCTACTGTTACTATTGACATCAGTAAGACAGATGCGCAAACTGGTTACGAAGATCCTTCTGAAGGTGGAGAAGTAAAGCAGCAAATTAAGGTTACAAGACAGAATCtagaagatgaatatgTTGGCTTTTCTCACTGGGTCTGGATAAAGATGGTTTCATACTTAAGGAGGTCAAACATGGTAACACTATACCTGGAATATCATCTGATTCCATTCTTAAAAGTGTAACAGCCTACTACTCTGACACTGAGTTTACGCCTGACACGCTTCTAATGCTTGGCTTTaagaaaaagaatggtagCCCTCAAAACTATGTGTATTATGGGAGAGGTGAAGATAAGACTAGATGGACTGTTATTCCTGGAAATACTAAACTGGAAGGTGATAATCTCACTAATCAACTCAAGAAGTTGAAGGAGAAACTTGAGAGACCTGTAGAGGAAACTCAAAGTAAATCCACTGGACTTTCAACAGGAGCTAAGGTAGGAATTGGCATTGCAGGTGTCGGTGGAGTAGGGATTACCGGTGTTGTTGTCTGGAAACGgccttccatagtctcaTTTCTAATCGCTCGTTTGTAATGTACTACAGGAAGAATGCTCTCATCTCTGCAAATAGGCATAACCAGGTAGTAGacactcccctctagactcctctcttgttgtATTCATGTTTGCAAGAAATACCTAACCTCTCACATTTCCAAATCCACCCACACAACACATTTAGGATGTAAGACTCTTTGTAGAACGCGGGTCAGTACCATTTCAAGAGAGCGAGGACATCAAGGCGCTCATTGACCTTCTTGGCAACTACACGATTGGTGAGGGAGTTTTGTCCAGAATGAGACTGCAGGTCTTGtgtttttataaaatcGCAGACAAAAGACCAAATTTGGCACTCAAAGGACACATTGACACCCAGTAGTGGAGTTGATGTGTGgataaaatatgaaaagtTACATCAGACCAGTGAATATTGGTACTACACATTCTATAGTGGCAAGGATTAAGCAGTTTGTGcatcctttataaatttgtaaaggGTATCGTTTCTGGATAAAGTGTGAATTAAACAAGACAACATACCTCGTTTGATGTTTCTGATAAAGCCCGTCTAGTGTTTCTAGGACACTATAGTTTGCGATGTTTGTGAGATTGCGAATTTCCATAGAAATCTGTACACCAATATCCCCAAACTTGAAAAATTACCTTGTCTAAAAAGTGTTTTATTGGTTGTTCCAGCTTATCCAAATTTATGCTCATTACAACCAGATCTACAGGTGTTACGCTTTCCATTAGTTTTTCGTTGTTCAAAAGCTGAACATATCAATGAGGCACGATATATATAACCTACGTTGAGAAATGAGGAACAACGATAATCAAGAGAGACAAAAGATGACAAAATGTTAAAGAGGTTTTCATATCTGTAAATGTGTCATGCAGAGAAATAATGGAACGAGCAGAGCAAGTGGGTGATGTGGGAAAATTTCAGTCAATGGAATATTTATTTCATACTACTCTTTGGTACTACTCCAAACATCTTTGCATTAACTTGTGGGATGAGGGGAGGGCAACCAGGATATCACTCGACAATTTCATACGGCGGTACTAAATAGCATGGTTATAGCACTTAATATGGccttccttttccatattccaaTAACCGTTGTTATCTCCGTACCTACAGTTCCAAGAGATGCCCCAACTATGGTAACGACGTCGGAGGATGGATCAGGAAAGTGAATTTTCTTTAGTTTCTCAAGTTCGGTCTTAAGGTTATCCTCCTCAAGTCGATTTGTTTCCTGATTAGCAATCTTGGTCCAAGTATTTGCGTAAAAACGAGCCTTTCTGTAGTAGGTGTACTTGTTCTCGCTAGCAACCAGCTCTACCAGCAGTGGTTTATCATACTGAGCATCTCCATCCAAATAGAATATAGATACCTCGGTTAGAATATCCTCAGATTTTACACCAAGAGAAACTCCTTTATGTTCAATATCTTTTAGCCTAGAACTTCCactatcatctttattgTGGATATACTGAGCATAAGATTGATCGATATCttttttggaaactttgaACTTTAGAGTATTTCTTCTCGGATTATACGTTGCCTCAGTAGTTTCTGTCTTAGAAGCATCCAAAATTACTTTAGGTGTAGCATACCGCTGAAGGATATTTGGAATCTTGTCCTTTTAGGCTCCCTGAGAATTTTTCAAACTTGTTTCCTTTTCCCAGTGAGTGTCTCCTAAACATCTACTATACCAGTGATAGCCTCTAATAAAAAAGTATATAAGGAATGGCTTATTAATACCATATTCATACCAATAAACACATATGTTATTTATACCTGTTACAAATGGGAATCCAGTTTGTTCTCTAGTATCTTCAAAGAATCTAAAAATAGAAGGTGGTGCCTTGTTTTCAGTCATCTGATAACCATGAATATAATATTGTTTTTCACGATCAAGCAATATATTAAGCTGGTAGTTTTTACAACTAGGGCATTGATAAGATTCACTTTTTTCTGATATATTTATAGCGTGTGCTCCACGTCTTTTACAGTTCTGTTTGTTAAGTTCCTCTCTTAGATTACTATCATTTATATCTTTAGTTTCATTCCAACGAAAACCGTTAGTAGTAGTATAATATACCGAAGAACTTTCATGAAAGAACTGAAGAATAAGTGGTCTATAATATATCTCGTCATATATCCAATAGTATACAGAAATATTGGATTTCTGTATCGGTTCCGgttttaaaatttgaaaaCCTCCATCGTACTTTATAGTCCCAAGTTCACcatcttttggagtatgtGTAAGTTTTCTGTACACACCATCTCTATCAGGATATCTAGTCTCTACTAAATCTACTCTTCTACCAACTTCACTGGTATAGTAGTAACTTTTACCATCTGGCTTGACTATTCCATCTGCAGGATACCTATTAATATCTACAGTAGCATCATTTTTCCTCCAAAACTTCTCTCTTATGTCTTTAGGGAGAGTTTTATAGTCAAGCTTAGTGCTAGCCTCTACCTTTTGTAGGATTGTCCTAATATCCTGATCACTAAGtctattttttccattttctaCAAACTCATCAAACTCTGATTTATCATCTACATCTTTTCTGGCATCTTTGCGTACATAGTAATAGTTTCTATCCTTTTCGGTGGTAATTTGTACAGCCAAGAGAATATTTCCcgtatttttaaaatatgtgGTAACTTTTGAGATCTTTCCTTTTGGTGGAAGAAAATACAAGTATTTTTCGCTTTCATATGAGAGTAATTCCAGTTCAAACGATCCTCCATAAGACTTTGTGTATTCATAGGAAGTATATCCTTGTGGACCATTATGCTTATGGGACCCGTTTATGCCATCACCTCGGCTATAGAGTT encodes the following:
- a CDS encoding signal peptide containing protein (encoded by transcript BEWA_036840A); this encodes MKVFAILYLFLLVELCHGGDGKKGDQKPEDLDNDPSDRPRGSYTRPSTNMTGGNDATLDLASPTVSIGKSFEYDYDHVQTRMVLPGDSFKLTKIVNGAEEVWNGGTDGRCTQVIISMKDGSPALVYLHKKDSSNRSSLTLLKNGSTWKVTDDYKGELKKLRRTPESVTDFTIKLEDKKDTDQCTVFGAMIYGLSVQFYFPKFGFHATEITHGEKSLWKGDNERALVIKLYKTGNSSLLLLSLRNAEDKCNLKRFESVGTEWNSIEKDAFHKKLHDARKAKKSAAQQAGKPNAPPAKHGSSYGTESSLSSGGGSGIDGSAKPEGNEASAQPRNS
- a CDS encoding hypothetical protein (encoded by transcript BEWA_036860A) gives rise to the protein MLGFKKKNGSPQNYVYYGRGEDKTRWTVIPGNTKLEGDNLTNQLKKLKEKLERPVEETQSKSTGLSTGAKDVRLFVERGSVPFQESEDIKALIDLLGNYTIGEGVLSRMRLQVLCFYKIADKRPNLALKGHIDTQ
- a CDS encoding hypothetical protein (encoded by transcript BEWA_036870A) → MESVTPVDLVVMSINLDKLEQPIKHFLDKISMEIRNLTNIANYSVLETLDGLYQKHQTRNDTLYKFIKDAQTA
- a CDS encoding hypothetical protein (encoded by transcript BEWA_036880A), coding for MTSVKLDIDPSKLYSRGDGINGSHKHNGPQGYTSYEYTKSYGGSFELELLSYESEKYLYFLPPKGKISKVTTYFKNTGNILLAVQITTEKDRNYYYVRKDARKDVDDKSEFDEFVENGKNRLSDQDIRTILQKVEASTKLDYKTLPKDIREKFWRKNDATVDINRYPADGIVKPDGKSYYYTSEVGRRVDLVETRYPDRDGVYRKLTHTPKDGELGTIKYDGGFQILKPEPIQKSNISVYYWIYDEIYYRPLILQFFHESSSVYYTTTNGFRWNETKDINDSNLREELNKQNCKRRGAHAINISEKSESYQCPSCKNYQLNILLDREKQYYIHGYQMTENKAPPSIFRFFEDTREQTGFPFVTGINNICRYATPKVILDASKTETTEATYNPRRNTLKFKVSKKDIDQSYAQYIHNKDDSGSSRLKDIEHKGVSLGVKSEDILTEVSIFYLDGDAQYDKPLLVELVASENKYTYYRKARFYANTWTKIANQETNRLEEDNLKTELEKLKKIHFPDPSSDVVTIVGASLGTVGTEITTVIGIWKRKAILSAITMLFSTAV
- a CDS encoding hypothetical protein (encoded by transcript BEWA_036850A) — translated: MHSKAASYSAFQKFFNRCLREWYVQYDQGTSFYYADPPGILFTRLRSKKNVKEASVDMSSWYFGMQQEGIHMSSLLHGNSLASLEFDSLKRNAYGNKKEEIYSTLHLGYDTWYSSFIAGSILDGYHVAFCHQYDVAFNSFYHFGRVLEIDFENLKTFPKFRLLTGNLYNLPSLLDRELFKCIVLHVTTKNSKELLRSRIIYALHQMLITGGSLVVVLKEPGLLPKLRQYLPFLKNAIGIEKTDDRPTDGYKRYTHRPVSKPYSIGGIYYNGKQQSTIPVTASGDYKKSVTAYYLKYDEGNLVPVVVGLEKSTGSDNYYYHKRRNPLVVTSSWETEFDIYQESDLSPKLATISTQLKQFVVLNLGQTNGNYYANGEISKPPPTNPNTQIEVTGPNYIHTIYKRYKHSPAGGINRMRLLSTKTTSKNIPVNPHVYRTEYTSANVYYWKEDSRHTKPLLLGLESTDTAYFRLNKDSSEWESCGKALSDLNGELDRENCTWNDAHVLDISQKSNYNCPSCIYKQVKVTNYGDNCATSEYSYSHLVGSFFRFKDGVTEQTGINFPQSTTLVFVYYYPKGSEGIPLLVYLQDSSDKWYQRTSLDLTEWTEVSQGKPDGPTNSSEILQLLKAKLPTVTIDISKTDAQTGYEDPSEGGEVKQQIKVTRQNLEDEYVGFSHWVWIKMVSYLRRSNMVTLYLEYHLIPFLKV